The genomic stretch GCCCTTAGAGATGTGTAGGAAGCACTTGACAATGGTGGTGCCTGATTCGTCCAGCATCTCTTCGAACTGGCGGATCTGCTGGAAACGGCGCTCGCATTCTGCCTTGTCGATGCTCTCCAGCACGCGCGGCACTAGTACGTCCTCGTAGTGGCTGCGGTTGAAGATGGTCAGCTCGCCGGCAGCCGGTACCAACGCGTGGATGCGCCAGAGGAAATCGTGCGCAAGCTCCACCGAAGTGGGTGCTTTAAATGGCACCACCCGCAGGCCGAGCGGGTTGACCTCGTGGAACACCGCGCGCACGGTGCCGTCCTTGCCGCTGGTGTCCATGCCTTGCAGCACCAGCAGGAGGCGCTTGCGCGGCTGCGTGTGCAGCATATCCTGCAGTGCGTCGATCTTCATCGATAGTTCAGAAAGGCGCGACCGGTCGGTATGCTTTGAGCCCGTCAAGAACGGCTTTGCACCAGGCTCGAACCGATCGAGCTGGAACGCGGTCGCGGCCTTCTCATCGTTGTGGAACGGCACGAGGAAATCGCCGAGCGACTCTAGCTTCGCCATCACTGCTCCTGGA from Burkholderia sp. encodes the following:
- a CDS encoding PPK2 family polyphosphate kinase, with the translated sequence MAKLESLGDFLVPFHNDEKAATAFQLDRFEPGAKPFLTGSKHTDRSRLSELSMKIDALQDMLHTQPRKRLLLVLQGMDTSGKDGTVRAVFHEVNPLGLRVVPFKAPTSVELAHDFLWRIHALVPAAGELTIFNRSHYEDVLVPRVLESIDKAECERRFQQIRQFEEMLDESGTTIVKCFLHISKGEQRERLQSRIDDPNKHWKFDVSDLEAHKYWGAYQIAYRDALAATSAPHAPWYVIPADSKMHRNMMAAELLLRTLTAMKLAYPPAKPELEGVQIE